From the Ignavibacteriales bacterium genome, one window contains:
- a CDS encoding DUF1015 family protein: MAVIRLFKALRPESKVAHLVASVPYDVVNRKEAAEQAKDYPFSYLRITRAEIELDVKINPYSSEVYQHAKENLERIKKEAPLLVDEKPHFYIYRLIMNEQTQVGIAATFSVNDYDNDVILKHEKTRKEKEDDRTNHIVTTEAQTGPVFLTYHGVKAINDVVDETVNKVEPIYDFTASDGIKHTIWILPEEYNAVIILEIASVKNLYIADGHHRAASAGRAQKVKKGNNTNHTGNEEYNFFLAVLFPAEQLRILPYNRAVKDLNGLSKDEFLEKIGENFYIEINNLSAPNENKTFSMYLDSNWYFMKPHNIKSASNIGENLDVSILQNYLLKPILAIEDPRTSKRIDFIGGIRGTGELERLVNSGKAAVAFSLYPVSVDDLMNLSDAGEIMPPKSTWFEPKLRDGLLVHLI, from the coding sequence ATGGCAGTTATCCGCCTGTTTAAAGCGCTACGACCTGAATCCAAAGTTGCTCATCTTGTTGCAAGTGTACCATATGATGTTGTTAATCGTAAAGAAGCGGCGGAACAAGCAAAAGATTATCCGTTTAGTTACTTAAGAATTACCCGCGCCGAAATTGAACTAGATGTAAAAATAAATCCTTATTCAAGTGAAGTATATCAACACGCAAAAGAAAATTTAGAGAGAATAAAAAAAGAAGCTCCGCTGTTAGTTGATGAGAAACCCCACTTTTATATTTATAGATTAATAATGAACGAACAGACTCAGGTTGGAATTGCCGCTACATTTTCTGTAAATGATTATGATAATGATGTTATTTTGAAGCATGAAAAAACAAGGAAAGAAAAAGAAGATGATAGAACTAACCATATTGTAACTACGGAAGCGCAAACGGGACCGGTGTTTTTAACTTATCACGGAGTGAAGGCAATAAATGATGTTGTTGATGAAACAGTAAATAAAGTTGAACCGATTTATGATTTTACAGCCTCCGATGGAATTAAACATACGATCTGGATTTTACCAGAAGAATATAATGCCGTAATAATTTTGGAAATTGCCAGTGTGAAAAATCTTTATATTGCCGATGGTCATCATCGTGCTGCAAGCGCCGGCAGAGCACAAAAAGTTAAGAAAGGAAATAATACAAATCATACCGGTAATGAAGAATACAATTTTTTTCTTGCAGTCCTTTTTCCGGCAGAGCAGTTAAGAATTCTTCCATACAACCGGGCAGTAAAGGATCTTAATGGATTATCCAAAGATGAATTTCTTGAAAAGATTGGTGAAAATTTTTATATCGAGATAAATAATTTATCAGCCCCGAATGAGAATAAAACTTTTTCCATGTATCTTGACAGCAACTGGTATTTTATGAAACCGCACAATATTAAATCCGCTTCTAACATTGGAGAAAATTTGGATGTAAGCATACTTCAGAATTATTTATTAAAACCAATACTTGCAATTGAGGATCCGCGAACAAGTAAGCGTATCGATTTTATCGGTGGTATAAGAGGAACAGGGGAGCTTGAGCGTTTAGTAAATTCCGGTAAAGCCGCAGTTGCCTTTTCGCTTTACCCGGTTTCTGTTGATGACTTGATGAACTTATCTGACGCTGGTGAAATTATGCCGCCCAAATCAACATGGTTCGAACCAAAACTAAGAGATGGTTTACTTGTACATCTGATATAA
- a CDS encoding T9SS type A sorting domain-containing protein yields the protein MMRNILTFFLFSICTLIGFGLFDLNHERESFNYQPADWFYYQRAYPNKEIPFQKYLEAAQKKQQLLAKENSSFDGAWKQIGPSNIGGRITALAVNSLGIKNIIVAGAAAGGVFTSGDGGVEFHPTMDNYASLSIGALKADPGDPKIIYCGTGEANTSGDSYPGFGIYKSYDNGSSWLQSGLTDARHIAEIEVHSNLVFAAVAGGLYSKDSNRGIYRSTDAGASWERVLFISDSTSAIDVAIDPSDINIVYAAMWERQRGPSFRKVSGFTSGIYKSTDMGNTWTKLTNGLPVSSNYIGRISIAVAPSNSDFVYALYKVSTPSDLSENIFGGFYRSTNKGTSWEKMPDGKLGNEFSNFGWYFGLLEVDPKDYNTVYVGEIDLLKTTDGGNSWKNITNSYSGSFDQQHPDQHALYIDPINTNNLVVGNDGGIFTSSNGGTNWKKLYNLPITQFYASTIDYLHPDIKLGGTQDNGTMKTRASGIDDWEVIYGGDGFHCKVDYTNSNIIYTEFQWGGLGKSTDGGANFYYGSTNGIDQNDRRNWSTPFTLDVLDPTILYYGTYRIYRSTDGAQYWSAISPDLTRGKNGKQGTITCISTNVLPDNNRVIYTGTDDGKVSVSTNTGISWKDITGNLPRRYVTDILCDRRDASVAYVTLSGYNQDLKNPHIFQTTNFGESWTDISDNLPDVPLNSVVLDYEEGLGIYIGGDLGVYYKRYLTDGWKLLGSGLPNSPISDLNYHQPTKKLVAATHGRSMFEIDLTNIVKVDEERKNIPESITLYQNYPNPFNPNTVISFRLLANNFVTLKVFDNNGKEVSTLVDGYKPAGIYNYKFSANNCLLPSGIYFYQLKAGNYSLTKKMLLLK from the coding sequence ATGATGAGAAATATTTTAACATTTTTCCTTTTTTCCATTTGCACTTTAATCGGCTTTGGCTTATTTGATCTGAACCATGAAAGAGAATCATTTAATTACCAGCCAGCCGATTGGTTTTATTACCAGCGTGCGTATCCAAATAAAGAAATTCCTTTTCAAAAATATTTAGAAGCCGCACAGAAAAAGCAACAATTACTTGCCAAAGAAAATTCAAGCTTTGATGGAGCCTGGAAACAGATTGGACCTTCAAACATTGGTGGAAGAATAACAGCGCTTGCAGTAAATTCATTGGGAATTAAAAATATCATCGTTGCCGGTGCTGCTGCTGGCGGGGTGTTCACATCCGGAGATGGAGGAGTGGAGTTTCATCCGACTATGGATAACTACGCCAGTCTTTCAATTGGTGCTTTAAAAGCAGATCCTGGTGATCCCAAAATAATTTATTGTGGAACTGGTGAAGCAAACACCAGCGGTGATTCTTATCCAGGGTTTGGAATTTATAAATCATACGATAATGGTTCCTCCTGGCTTCAATCAGGCTTAACAGATGCAAGACACATTGCAGAAATTGAAGTACACTCCAATTTAGTTTTTGCTGCTGTTGCGGGCGGACTTTATTCCAAAGATAGCAACAGGGGAATTTATAGATCGACTGATGCCGGAGCAAGCTGGGAAAGAGTTTTATTCATCAGCGATTCTACAAGTGCAATTGATGTTGCTATCGATCCGTCCGATATCAATATTGTTTATGCAGCAATGTGGGAAAGACAGCGTGGTCCTTCATTCAGAAAAGTTTCCGGTTTTACTTCCGGAATTTATAAATCAACTGATATGGGAAACACCTGGACAAAACTTACAAATGGTTTACCCGTTTCATCAAATTATATTGGAAGAATAAGCATTGCAGTTGCTCCATCAAATTCTGATTTTGTATATGCACTTTATAAAGTTTCTACTCCGAGTGATCTATCGGAAAATATTTTTGGTGGATTCTATCGTTCTACAAACAAAGGCACAAGCTGGGAAAAAATGCCCGATGGCAAACTTGGAAATGAGTTCTCTAACTTCGGCTGGTACTTTGGTCTGCTTGAAGTCGATCCGAAAGATTACAATACTGTTTACGTTGGTGAGATTGATCTTCTTAAAACAACTGATGGCGGAAATTCCTGGAAGAACATTACTAATTCATACTCTGGTTCATTCGATCAGCAGCATCCGGATCAACATGCCCTTTACATTGATCCTATCAATACAAATAATTTAGTTGTTGGTAATGATGGTGGAATTTTTACTTCATCAAACGGTGGAACAAACTGGAAAAAATTATACAATCTGCCAATAACACAATTCTATGCATCAACAATTGATTATCTTCATCCGGATATCAAACTTGGTGGAACGCAGGATAACGGAACAATGAAAACAAGAGCCAGCGGAATTGATGATTGGGAAGTAATTTATGGTGGAGATGGATTCCATTGTAAGGTGGATTATACTAATTCAAATATCATCTATACAGAATTTCAGTGGGGCGGTCTTGGTAAAAGCACTGATGGTGGAGCTAACTTTTATTATGGCTCTACAAACGGTATTGATCAAAATGATAGAAGAAATTGGTCAACTCCTTTTACTTTAGATGTACTTGATCCGACTATTCTTTACTATGGAACTTACAGGATTTATAGATCAACAGATGGTGCACAATACTGGAGCGCAATTAGTCCTGATCTTACAAGAGGAAAAAATGGTAAACAAGGAACGATTACCTGCATTTCAACAAACGTATTGCCGGATAATAACAGAGTAATTTATACTGGTACCGATGATGGAAAAGTTTCAGTAAGCACTAACACCGGCATAAGCTGGAAAGACATTACTGGGAATCTTCCGCGAAGATATGTTACTGATATTCTTTGCGACCGCAGAGATGCAAGTGTAGCTTATGTTACGCTTAGCGGATACAATCAGGATTTGAAAAATCCACATATTTTTCAGACGACAAACTTTGGTGAAAGCTGGACCGACATTAGCGATAACTTGCCTGATGTTCCTTTAAACTCAGTTGTTCTTGATTATGAAGAAGGTTTGGGAATTTATATTGGTGGTGATTTGGGAGTTTATTACAAAAGATATTTAACTGATGGTTGGAAGTTGCTTGGTTCCGGTCTTCCAAACTCACCAATCAGCGATTTAAATTATCATCAGCCAACTAAAAAATTAGTTGCTGCAACACATGGCAGATCGATGTTTGAAATTGATCTTACCAATATTGTTAAAGTTGATGAAGAAAGAAAAAATATTCCTGAAAGCATTACACTTTACCAAAATTATCCAAATCCATTTAATCCAAATACGGTTATTAGCTTTCGGTTATTAGCTAATAATTTTGTTACTCTAAAAGTTTTTGATAATAATGGAAAAGAAGTTTCTACATTGGTTGATGGATACAAACCAGCGGGAATTTACAATTATAAATTTTCAGCGAATAATTGTTTATTACCAAGCGGAATTTATTTTTATCAACTAAAAGCCGGAAATTATTCATTAACGAAAAAAATGTTGCTGCTTAAATGA
- a CDS encoding site-specific DNA-methyltransferase, producing the protein MQQKSLRNKTILLNEKEKSRLKKKLINVLPENHLQSPITGTINGDCLTWAEYLPNDFVDLLFLDPPYNLIKDFNGWKFSKRKVDDYSDWLDNVIIRLKPMLTKTASIYICGDWYSSTSIFQVASKHFIVRNRITWEREKGRGAKANWKNSSEDIWFCTMSDDYTFNLDAVKMKRKVLAPYTVNGAPKDWDKTQIGNFRVTHPSNLWTDISIPFWSMPENTNHPTQKSEKLLAKIILCSTNKDDLVFDPFLGSGTTSVAAKKLGRKYLGIELNEDFCLFAEKRLELADANKKIQGLADGVFWERNTFSLQTKKKSC; encoded by the coding sequence ATGCAACAAAAATCTTTGAGAAATAAAACAATACTTTTAAATGAAAAAGAAAAATCTCGTTTAAAAAAGAAATTGATAAATGTTTTACCGGAAAATCATTTACAGTCTCCAATAACCGGAACTATAAACGGTGATTGTCTTACCTGGGCTGAGTATCTTCCAAATGATTTTGTTGATTTACTTTTTTTAGATCCACCATATAATCTAATTAAAGATTTTAATGGTTGGAAGTTTAGCAAAAGGAAAGTGGATGATTATTCCGATTGGCTTGATAATGTAATTATTAGATTAAAGCCGATGCTAACAAAAACAGCCTCTATTTATATCTGCGGCGATTGGTACTCCTCAACTTCTATTTTCCAAGTTGCATCAAAACACTTTATTGTTAGAAACAGAATTACATGGGAAAGAGAAAAAGGACGGGGTGCAAAAGCTAACTGGAAAAACTCCAGCGAAGATATTTGGTTTTGTACAATGTCTGATGATTATACTTTTAATCTTGACGCTGTTAAAATGAAAAGAAAAGTATTGGCTCCGTACACCGTTAATGGTGCGCCTAAAGATTGGGATAAAACCCAAATTGGAAACTTCCGTGTTACACATCCTTCAAATTTGTGGACGGATATTTCTATACCATTTTGGTCAATGCCAGAAAATACAAATCATCCTACGCAAAAAAGTGAAAAGCTGCTGGCAAAAATAATTTTGTGCAGCACCAATAAAGATGATTTAGTTTTCGATCCGTTCCTTGGAAGCGGAACTACTTCAGTTGCGGCAAAAAAATTGGGGAGAAAATATCTTGGGATAGAGTTGAATGAAGATTTCTGCCTGTTTGCAGAGAAACGCCTTGAATTAGCAGACGCAAATAAAAAAATACAGGGACTTGCTGATGGTGTTTTTTGGGAAAGAAATACTTTTTCGCTGCAAACAAAGAAAAAAAGTTGTTGA
- a CDS encoding 4Fe-4S binding protein — protein MVITEECISCAACIEECENNAIYNAGESYKFNEEEKPAISEDHTFIAPELCNDCKSCAEVCAVDAIVEPQ, from the coding sequence ATGGTGATTACCGAAGAATGCATTAGCTGTGCTGCCTGTATTGAAGAATGCGAGAATAATGCAATTTATAACGCTGGAGAATCTTATAAATTTAATGAAGAAGAAAAACCGGCTATTTCAGAAGATCATACATTCATAGCGCCAGAATTATGCAATGATTGTAAATCTTGTGCCGAAGTTTGTGCAGTTGATGCGATTGTAGAACCACAATAA
- a CDS encoding DUF5009 domain-containing protein, protein MSTSSTTLNIESTSKRARALDAVRGFAILTMFLSGRVPFGVLPDWMYHAQVPPPLHKFIDTLPGITWVDLVFPFFLFSMGAAIPLALSKRIEEDVPKWKIYFGIFERGLLLVGFAIYDQHIRPYSMNSNPTTITWLTSLLGFVLLFPVLWRMPKTWKPVIQNYVRAAGWIGAILFMVLVRFPETSFNGQFFSLFRSDIIILVLANVAVSGSIVWIFTRSNWYLRFGLLGILLAVRLTHLEPGWIQFFWNGSANWWFRWIGNIYFQQYLFVIIPGTIAGDLILRWMKSPQEKISTEIKSSKSKLIYITLLMFGFILVLLVGLKGRWVEATTIISFSMCALGWWFLSDPKNEMEKLFKNIYTWGAFWLVLGLIFEPYEGGIKKDHPTMSYYFITSGLASFLFIGFSIIIDIFKRKWLNLLVYNGQNPLIAYAGITNLLPPLLALTMLGEFLNWITPTPWLGVLRALFETFLLGYFVSLFTKRKIFLRT, encoded by the coding sequence ATGAGTACTTCCAGTACAACACTTAATATTGAATCAACATCAAAACGTGCGCGTGCACTGGATGCAGTTAGAGGTTTTGCAATCCTAACGATGTTTCTTTCAGGAAGAGTGCCATTTGGAGTTCTGCCCGATTGGATGTACCATGCCCAGGTTCCTCCACCGCTTCATAAATTTATTGATACACTTCCGGGCATTACGTGGGTAGATCTTGTTTTCCCATTTTTCCTATTTTCTATGGGTGCAGCAATTCCGCTTGCTCTTTCAAAAAGAATTGAGGAAGATGTACCAAAGTGGAAAATCTATTTTGGAATTTTTGAAAGAGGTTTGCTGCTTGTTGGTTTTGCAATCTACGATCAACATATTCGTCCTTATTCAATGAATTCAAATCCCACAACGATTACCTGGCTTACATCGCTGCTTGGTTTTGTTTTGCTATTTCCCGTATTGTGGCGAATGCCAAAAACATGGAAACCAGTAATTCAAAATTACGTTAGAGCTGCCGGTTGGATTGGTGCAATTCTTTTTATGGTTTTAGTAAGATTTCCGGAAACGAGTTTTAATGGTCAGTTCTTTTCTCTTTTCCGAAGTGATATTATTATTCTTGTTCTTGCTAATGTTGCTGTAAGCGGTTCAATCGTCTGGATTTTCACTCGTTCAAATTGGTATTTAAGATTTGGTTTACTGGGGATTTTGTTAGCAGTAAGATTAACTCACTTAGAACCGGGTTGGATTCAATTCTTCTGGAATGGTTCAGCAAACTGGTGGTTTAGATGGATTGGTAATATTTATTTCCAACAATATCTTTTTGTTATTATCCCCGGAACAATTGCAGGCGATTTAATTTTGCGATGGATGAAATCACCACAAGAAAAAATTTCTACCGAAATTAAAAGTTCTAAATCAAAATTAATTTACATTACATTGTTGATGTTTGGTTTCATTCTGGTTCTACTCGTTGGTTTGAAAGGCAGATGGGTAGAAGCAACAACTATAATTTCCTTTTCAATGTGCGCACTTGGTTGGTGGTTTCTTTCAGATCCGAAGAATGAAATGGAAAAACTATTTAAAAATATTTATACCTGGGGAGCATTCTGGTTAGTGTTGGGACTCATCTTTGAACCATACGAAGGAGGAATTAAAAAAGATCATCCAACGATGAGTTACTATTTTATTACCTCCGGTCTGGCGTCTTTTCTTTTTATTGGCTTTTCTATAATTATTGATATATTTAAAAGAAAATGGTTAAACCTGTTGGTGTACAATGGGCAAAATCCTTTGATAGCTTATGCTGGAATTACTAATTTGCTTCCACCACTTCTTGCATTAACAATGCTTGGTGAGTTTCTTAATTGGATAACTCCAACCCCATGGCTTGGTGTATTAAGAGCTTTGTTCGAAACATTCTTGTTGGGGTACTTTGTTAGTTTATTTACAAAACGCAAAATTTTCTTAAGAACATGA
- the serC gene encoding 3-phosphoserine/phosphohydroxythreonine transaminase translates to MEKRIYNLSAGPAILPEEVLLEAQQNLFALPGVGMSILEISHRSKTFDAIIQGAENGLKTLLGIDDNYQILFLQGGATLQFSMVPLNLMPPKNKADYIVTGGWAKKAAKEAKRVGVVNIAASTEAENFVRIPKQEELKLDPDASYVHFTSNNTLYGTEWKTEPEVGSVPLVCDASSDFMHKKLSVQKYALIYAGAQKNLGPAGVTVVIIRKDMLVRSSDNLHTYLNYKIHAENGSMYNTPTTFGIYIIDLVCKYLLKIGGLEEMYKRNVEKAEILYKAIDNSDGYYKGTVHKENRSLMNVCFRLPSEELEAKIISEATKAGFSGLKGHRSVGGLRASIYNAFPKQGVVDLVQFMQEFKSKN, encoded by the coding sequence ATGGAAAAACGAATTTATAATCTAAGTGCGGGTCCCGCTATACTTCCGGAAGAAGTATTATTGGAAGCACAACAAAATTTATTTGCATTGCCAGGTGTTGGTATGTCAATCTTAGAAATCAGCCACCGCTCAAAAACTTTTGATGCAATAATTCAGGGTGCGGAAAATGGATTAAAAACATTGCTTGGTATTGATGATAACTACCAAATTTTATTTTTACAAGGTGGCGCTACTCTTCAATTCTCTATGGTTCCGCTAAACTTAATGCCGCCAAAGAATAAAGCGGATTATATTGTTACAGGTGGTTGGGCAAAAAAAGCAGCCAAGGAAGCTAAACGAGTTGGCGTTGTTAATATAGCAGCTTCTACAGAAGCAGAAAATTTTGTTCGCATCCCAAAACAGGAGGAATTGAAATTAGATCCGGATGCGTCCTATGTTCATTTCACTTCGAATAATACACTCTACGGAACGGAATGGAAAACTGAACCGGAGGTTGGTAGTGTTCCATTAGTTTGTGATGCCTCATCAGATTTTATGCACAAAAAACTTAGCGTGCAAAAATATGCTCTGATCTATGCCGGTGCCCAGAAAAATTTAGGTCCTGCTGGAGTAACAGTTGTAATAATTCGTAAGGATATGCTGGTAAGAAGTTCTGATAATTTGCACACTTATCTTAATTACAAAATCCATGCAGAAAATGGATCTATGTACAATACACCAACTACATTCGGTATATACATTATAGATCTGGTTTGCAAATATCTTTTAAAGATTGGTGGACTTGAAGAAATGTACAAACGTAATGTTGAAAAAGCCGAAATTCTTTACAAAGCAATTGATAATAGCGATGGTTATTACAAGGGAACAGTTCATAAAGAGAACCGTTCGCTAATGAATGTTTGTTTCCGTTTGCCCAGCGAAGAGTTGGAAGCAAAAATAATTAGTGAAGCGACTAAAGCCGGTTTCTCAGGGTTGAAAGGACATCGCTCTGTTGGTGGTTTGAGAGCATCAATTTATAATGCTTTTCCAAAGCAAGGTGTTGTAGATTTAGTTCAATTCATGCAGGAATTTAAATCTAAGAATTAA
- a CDS encoding T9SS type A sorting domain-containing protein, whose translation MKKGLLFVFVLLLASTMFAQWTEQTSGVTTTLQLIVAVDDNVLWACGSSGVVLLTTDGGTTWVKKTPTDATVTNYSVAPLDATTAWVTGTVGGSADCIIWKTTDGGTTWVQQYRNPTGFTNGMVMFDANNGVCWGDPDPYPSTAWEIVTTTDGGTTWTRVPRSNYTGADSANGEYGSARGICKSGNTVWFTGYSAVAGTPNSIYKSTDKGLHWTRSTLNKVSGTSGSGYLAFANSNQGVFVGLDGTRAVTIDGGTTWTVATNTTPALRALTYVPGTTSFIATGSSGASLISRDYGVTWEALTGAPAVSLYGVTATSNNAWTCGATGKIAKLAGTANVPVELKSFSAKVVDGKANLEWFTVTETNNKGFEVERNISGVWAKVGYVDGSGTKTTGTKYTFVDDIANLKSQSLSYRLKQIDLSGTYEYSAEVQVNNLAPSKFDMSQNYPNPFNPATTIKYALPFESIVNVTVYNSLGQIVSELVNKVQQAGYYEENFNASNLSSGTYIYQIKAVGVNGGQEFSSVKKMILVK comes from the coding sequence ATGAAGAAAGGTTTATTATTTGTTTTCGTTCTTTTATTGGCTTCCACTATGTTTGCCCAGTGGACAGAGCAAACAAGCGGTGTAACGACAACGTTACAGCTAATAGTTGCTGTTGATGATAACGTTTTATGGGCGTGCGGATCAAGTGGCGTTGTTCTTTTAACAACTGATGGCGGCACTACTTGGGTAAAGAAAACCCCCACAGATGCAACTGTTACAAATTATTCAGTTGCACCATTGGATGCTACAACAGCTTGGGTAACTGGTACAGTTGGCGGTAGCGCAGACTGTATAATATGGAAAACTACAGATGGCGGTACAACCTGGGTTCAGCAATATCGTAATCCTACTGGATTCACCAATGGTATGGTAATGTTCGATGCAAATAACGGTGTATGCTGGGGTGATCCAGATCCTTATCCGTCCACTGCATGGGAAATAGTAACCACCACAGATGGTGGAACTACTTGGACAAGGGTTCCTCGCTCTAATTACACGGGAGCAGATAGCGCTAACGGCGAATATGGTTCTGCACGTGGTATTTGTAAATCTGGAAATACCGTTTGGTTTACTGGATATAGTGCTGTTGCAGGTACACCAAATTCTATCTATAAGTCAACAGACAAAGGTCTTCACTGGACAAGAAGCACTTTAAACAAAGTAAGCGGTACTTCTGGCTCAGGTTATCTGGCATTTGCTAATTCTAATCAAGGTGTATTTGTGGGTTTAGATGGAACAAGAGCTGTTACTATTGACGGCGGAACGACCTGGACAGTAGCTACAAATACAACTCCAGCATTAAGAGCCTTAACCTATGTACCGGGAACAACTTCCTTTATTGCTACTGGCAGTTCAGGTGCAAGTCTAATCTCCAGAGATTATGGAGTTACATGGGAAGCATTAACCGGTGCACCGGCAGTGAGCCTTTATGGAGTTACTGCCACTTCTAACAATGCATGGACTTGTGGTGCCACGGGTAAAATTGCCAAATTAGCAGGTACTGCTAACGTTCCAGTAGAACTAAAATCCTTTTCAGCAAAAGTTGTTGATGGTAAAGCAAATCTTGAATGGTTTACAGTTACCGAAACAAACAATAAAGGATTTGAAGTTGAAAGGAATATTTCCGGTGTTTGGGCAAAAGTTGGTTACGTTGATGGCAGCGGAACAAAAACAACCGGCACCAAATATACATTTGTTGATGATATTGCAAACTTGAAATCGCAAAGTCTTTCATATCGCTTAAAACAAATTGATCTGAGCGGAACATATGAATACTCTGCAGAAGTTCAGGTTAACAATCTAGCTCCGTCCAAATTTGATATGAGCCAGAACTATCCAAATCCATTTAACCCGGCTACAACAATTAAATATGCGCTTCCATTCGAAAGCATAGTTAATGTTACAGTATACAATTCGCTTGGACAAATTGTAAGCGAGCTGGTAAATAAAGTACAACAAGCTGGTTATTACGAAGAAAATTTCAATGCTTCTAATTTATCATCTGGTACTTACATTTACCAAATTAAAGCAGTTGGTGTAAATGGCGGACAAGAATTCAGCTCTGTAAAGAAAATGATTCTTGTGAAGTAA
- the trxA gene encoding thioredoxin, translated as MNNSIINGTDLNFDSEVLSSNTPVLVDFWAPWCGPCRMVAPIVEEIATELSGKLKVVKVNTDENFSVATRYGIMSIPTLGIFKGGQLVDSVIGAVPKHHLMSKIKPHISAVN; from the coding sequence ATGAATAACAGTATAATAAACGGTACCGATCTGAATTTTGATTCTGAAGTTCTATCATCTAACACACCTGTGCTTGTTGATTTTTGGGCTCCCTGGTGTGGACCTTGCAGAATGGTTGCCCCAATTGTTGAAGAAATTGCAACCGAACTTAGCGGAAAACTTAAAGTTGTTAAAGTTAATACTGATGAAAATTTTTCAGTTGCAACACGATATGGAATTATGAGTATTCCAACACTTGGAATATTTAAAGGTGGTCAATTAGTGGATTCTGTTATTGGAGCGGTTCCAAAACATCATCTGATGAGTAAAATTAAACCGCATATTTCAGCGGTTAATTAA
- the hisN gene encoding histidinol-phosphatase, giving the protein MNEFKSFANLLANESGKIIRDYFRTQISVDSKADQSPVTIADKKAEEIMRKLIMKDYPDHGILGEEFGKHNGDSEYQWILDPIDGTKSFICGAVTFGTLIALLKNGEPILGVINQPILNEFLIGDNLTCELNNVKVSVRDCSNLSEAVLLTTDHLNVEKHQNAVKFYKLIKKVKLYRNWGDCYGYYLVATGFADVMIDPIMSVWDLMALIPVIRGAGGLITDYNGNDPVKGNSIVVAQKKIHKEVIKILN; this is encoded by the coding sequence ATGAATGAATTTAAATCCTTTGCCAATCTGCTTGCAAATGAAAGTGGTAAAATAATTCGGGATTATTTCCGCACACAAATTTCGGTGGATTCCAAAGCCGATCAATCTCCGGTAACAATTGCTGATAAAAAAGCCGAAGAAATTATGCGCAAATTAATAATGAAAGATTATCCTGACCATGGAATACTTGGTGAAGAATTTGGGAAACATAATGGTGATTCTGAATACCAATGGATTCTTGATCCGATTGATGGTACAAAAAGTTTTATTTGCGGAGCAGTTACTTTTGGAACACTCATCGCACTTTTAAAAAATGGAGAGCCAATTCTTGGAGTTATTAATCAGCCAATCTTAAATGAATTTTTAATTGGAGATAATTTAACTTGTGAATTAAATAATGTAAAAGTATCTGTAAGAGATTGTAGCAACCTTTCAGAAGCTGTATTATTAACTACTGATCATTTGAATGTTGAAAAGCACCAGAACGCAGTAAAATTTTATAAGTTGATTAAAAAAGTTAAACTCTACCGTAATTGGGGCGATTGCTACGGTTATTACTTAGTTGCCACTGGCTTTGCAGATGTTATGATCGATCCGATTATGTCAGTTTGGGATTTAATGGCTTTGATACCAGTAATCCGTGGAGCAGGTGGTTTAATTACTGATTACAACGGAAATGATCCAGTTAAAGGAAATAGTATTGTAGTAGCACAAAAAAAAATCCATAAAGAAGTTATAAAAATTTTAAATTAA